GCATAAGAATCAACAAAAATCGACTTCTGTTGGCGCTTTTTAGAATCAAATAACCCTGATGCGTCTTCACACTTTTCTAAATCCTGTAAAACTTGTCCTAAGCTAGCTTGGGGAATTTTTGATAAGGGTTCTGATAAGGGAGATACAGGCTCAGTCATGGTTGTTATTTAATTTTAACCGTTTAATTAACTTGATTTTACCCGTATCAAGAATTGAACGCAATTACAGCGTGATCCCCCCTTAACAAAAGCAGGGTCGTTTCATTCTCCTGAAATTCCCCTCAGGTGGGGAGATGGGGTGATAGGGAGATGAGGAGATGGGGAGATGAGGAGATGGGGAGATGGGGAGATGGGGTGATAGGGAGATAGGAGATGAGAAGGAAGCGCGATCGGTGTTTTGGGGATTGGGAAGGCGCGATCGGTCTTTTGGGATGAGGGGAAGGCGCGATCGGGTGTTTTTGGGGTGGGGAAGGAAGCTCGATCGGGTGTTCCGAAAAAAGGGATCAATTCTTGATCCGCGAGATCGCTTTTTCATAAGCTGGATCATGTTCAGCAAAACTAATTACTAACACTCGTCGCGGAGAAGGCTTTTCATAAATGCGATAAACCAGACGATAAGCAACACCCTCCCAATCAATTTCTAAAGCGCGGTATCCTCTTAATTTCCCTTTCAAAGCATGATTAGGTACTCCACGCCTTTGATAAGGATCTCTAGCTATTGCTAGCTGATACCCTGAAAAATCATTTTGCAATTGAGCAGGTAAACTAGGAATATCTTCTGTTCTTACAGCAGGATGAACTTGAACCTGATATTTAGACTTTGTACCCACGCTCTTTTAACCATTGATCTAATGCTTCATCATCAATTTCCTGACCTTCTTCCACAACAGTAATCCATTGCGTGGGATCATCAAGATCGACAGAATCAATCCGTTGTAAGGCTTTTCCTTCGGCAGAGTCTGGATTGAGGTACGTCATTTCTCCTTCAATTTCAAAAGGGATCAAGTTTTCTGTTTTGGGATTAGACATAGAGATCATCACCGAATTATTTAAGACTTAATTGCTATTTTAGCGCGATGTTCGTAGAGGGATGACTTGGCCACATCGGGGTTTAGGATGAGAGGGAAGGCGCGATGTAGCGAAGCTACTTGCCTGCGGCAATCGCTGTTGGGGGATGAGAGGGAAGGCGCGATCGGGTTATAGCTGTAACTAACTTTCCCACTTAGCCACACTGGCAAAACCTTCTCCCCCCTTGGAAAAATCTTGTTACATTCAGGAGATTTGAGGATCTACTGTCCAATCTTCTATCCTTAAATCAGGAATTTTATTAAAATCGGCAACATTTCGAGTTAGTAAAAAACTGAAATGATCGGTATCGAGCAGATATTTCACCACTATTAACTCTCTTCCTCTTTCGGCTGATCTTGCTGACGGAAAAAACGCCCATACTCCAGAGCTTCCAAAAATGCTACTTCATCAGAAATTGAACCAATCAATTGTTCCAATCCCTCTTTAGAGGAGGGTTGGCTTTCTACCTTTTGTTGCAGCTCGGAAACGGTTTGCTCAAGTTTTACTAAACGTTGTTCTAGGTTTTTCTGGTCTAACATAGGCTTTTTGAGAGTTTCTTGTCGCCTTTTCATCTAGTTTAATCGATTATCAAAGAGTAGGGAAAAGTATTGGGGAGCGTGATGTCGCGAAGCTACTTGCCACAGGCGATCGCTGTTTTTGGGATAGGGGGAAAGCGCGATCGGGTATTGGGATAGGGAAGGAAGCGCGATTAGGCTACCGCCTATGCTTCGCAAACGGGTTTTTGAGGATGGGAGTAGCGCGATCGGGGGTTGGAAGGAGAGGGAAAGCGCGATCAAGTGTTTTGGAGATGGGGAAGGAGGCGCGCGATCGGGGGTTTTTGGGATGAGGCGCGATCGGGTGTTTTTGGAAGGAGAGGGAAAGCGCGATATTTATTTCAACGAATTTATATCTTGTAAATTTCCCGACGATGTCCAACTTTTTCAATAATAATTGTTTTTGAATTTTGATCAAAACTATAGATTACTCGATAATCACCCACTCTTAATTTATAAAATCCTGATAAATTTCCAGATAAAGGAAAAAAGTTAACTTGTTCAAAATTTTCTGCTAACCAGTTAATTTTCTTAATAATTCGCTTTCCTAATTTTGGTGGTAGCTTTTTCAATTCAGCTACGGCTTGGGTATCATATTGAACTGTATAAGCCATTATTCAATTCCCAATTCTTTCATTACCTCTTGGGAACTAACTAACTTGCTTTCTCCAGTTTGACGGGAATGTTGTCTTTTTTGTAACTCTTTTTGAATCTCAGGTCTAATTAATTTTCCCTCATCAGAATCAACTGATACTTCTTCAAGAACCTCATCTATTACTTCTCGAATTAATTCTTTTAATTCCTGAACTGTTAAATCTTTAACTTGCATCGTTCACTCCTTTTTTTCTACACTTCTAGGGCAAGAAAGCCATTTTGTCTTAATTCTCCTATTTATTTTAACTGATTTAAAAATTGGAGGAAGGCGCGATGTCAGTGTGAGACTTGCCTACGGCAATCGGGTTTTGGGGTGAGAGGGAAGGCGCGAT
This window of the Euhalothece natronophila Z-M001 genome carries:
- a CDS encoding type II toxin-antitoxin system RelE family toxin; protein product: MGTKSKYQVQVHPAVRTEDIPSLPAQLQNDFSGYQLAIARDPYQRRGVPNHALKGKLRGYRALEIDWEGVAYRLVYRIYEKPSPRRVLVISFAEHDPAYEKAISRIKN
- a CDS encoding transferase hexapeptide repeat containing protein; this translates as MLDQKNLEQRLVKLEQTVSELQQKVESQPSSKEGLEQLIGSISDEVAFLEALEYGRFFRQQDQPKEEES
- a CDS encoding type II toxin-antitoxin system RelE family toxin: MAYTVQYDTQAVAELKKLPPKLGKRIIKKINWLAENFEQVNFFPLSGNLSGFYKLRVGDYRVIYSFDQNSKTIIIEKVGHRREIYKI